One region of Deltaproteobacteria bacterium genomic DNA includes:
- the cas3 gene encoding CRISPR-associated helicase Cas3' has translation MDKDTTYYKYWGKTEKDGSRYHLLPYHCLDVAAVGYTLLKNNPALRQKFTVLLGLEETVCIPLLVISLALHDIGKYSHTFQNLRPDILEQLQNIAYNKIYTVRHDSLGNLLLKASFETENIRFPEQFNISFDEWQDVIMPLLRAFTGHHGKPPEMMGPNGIPLNCSNFFTKGDTAAAITFAKDVGKMVFHPREEIILPCPDEIEASMKKASWLMAGFAVLCDWLGSNISWFSFCAEPMPIENYWKNRAIPQALKAVRESLINAGIPLVESFGFAKLFPHILSPTPLQVFVDEFPVKKTPQLFIFEDITGSGKTEAALILAGRLMSAGCGTGMFFALPTMATSNAMYDRIAKVYKKFFEINDSAPSLVLAHGSSHLSESFMATITTHDTDPSDEDPDTGRCSSWLADNRKKSLLADVGIGTLDQALLAILPARFQSLRLYGLANHILIVDEVHAYDPYMNKLLQNLLSFHSALGGSAILLSATLPSHIRQDFVAAFARGSGDSQQLEQKSCAYPLATVYEMESGIKEIPIDANPQRYSRVTVRIADDESVITKQIEEAANEGKCVCWIRNTVHDAMAGYSSLKAKLDENNLMLFHARFAMGDRLDIEGAVIRAFGKDSTARERSGKVLIATQVVEQSLDLDFDLLISDLAPMDLLIQRAGRLHRHRRDERGNPLPDGADQREKACIIIHGPQPEERADENWYKSAFPKAAFVYPNHGCLWLTAKLLTEKGELKMPDDARELIEAAFSDDTDRIPEPLQRRDRQTDAKWQADKSLAHINMLKLDEGYEATITQWREDMDTPTRLGTMERTVRLAKWNGETLFPWYTHERVPWDMSQVNVRSFVVNAEFLYDGVLGQEMAKTKEWLPDKGKWTVLVPLQEDEDGYWRGKALNKKNEVVMLGYNRKTGVTVTKKED, from the coding sequence ACTTTCCAGAATCTTCGCCCCGACATTTTGGAACAGTTACAAAACATCGCTTATAACAAGATATACACAGTCCGGCACGACAGTTTGGGAAATCTTTTACTGAAGGCCTCTTTTGAAACTGAAAACATCAGATTTCCTGAACAATTCAACATCTCTTTTGATGAATGGCAAGATGTCATCATGCCGCTACTCAGAGCATTTACGGGTCATCACGGCAAACCACCGGAGATGATGGGACCAAACGGAATACCCTTAAACTGCTCAAATTTCTTTACAAAGGGCGATACTGCAGCAGCAATTACGTTTGCAAAAGATGTCGGCAAAATGGTTTTTCATCCACGTGAAGAAATTATTCTTCCGTGTCCAGATGAGATTGAAGCCTCAATGAAAAAAGCATCCTGGCTGATGGCTGGATTCGCCGTACTATGCGATTGGCTTGGATCAAACATCAGCTGGTTCTCTTTTTGCGCAGAACCGATGCCGATTGAAAACTATTGGAAAAACCGTGCCATTCCCCAGGCACTAAAGGCTGTTCGAGAATCCTTGATTAACGCAGGTATTCCGTTGGTTGAGTCGTTTGGCTTTGCAAAATTGTTCCCTCACATTCTCTCTCCCACCCCGCTACAGGTATTTGTCGATGAATTTCCAGTCAAGAAAACGCCACAACTATTTATTTTTGAAGATATTACCGGTTCCGGCAAGACGGAAGCAGCATTAATTCTGGCTGGTCGCCTGATGTCTGCCGGTTGTGGAACCGGTATGTTCTTTGCCCTACCGACCATGGCAACATCAAACGCTATGTATGACCGTATCGCCAAAGTCTACAAGAAATTCTTTGAGATTAACGATTCGGCTCCGTCGCTTGTGCTGGCACACGGATCAAGCCATCTGTCCGAGAGTTTCATGGCAACGATTACCACACACGATACGGATCCGTCTGACGAAGATCCAGACACCGGCCGATGTTCTTCTTGGCTGGCTGACAACCGGAAAAAATCGCTTCTGGCTGATGTGGGGATTGGCACACTTGACCAGGCTTTGCTGGCCATATTGCCCGCTCGTTTTCAGTCCTTGCGTCTTTATGGTTTGGCGAATCATATTCTGATCGTTGACGAAGTTCATGCCTATGATCCATACATGAACAAATTACTGCAAAACCTGTTGTCTTTTCATTCGGCCCTCGGCGGTAGTGCGATCCTGCTTTCGGCAACGTTGCCTTCCCATATCCGTCAGGATTTCGTTGCGGCTTTCGCTAGGGGTTCTGGCGATTCACAGCAACTGGAACAGAAAAGCTGTGCCTATCCGCTGGCAACTGTCTATGAGATGGAATCCGGAATAAAAGAAATTCCCATTGATGCTAACCCGCAGCGATACAGCCGTGTAACGGTCCGTATTGCCGATGATGAATCCGTGATAACAAAACAAATTGAGGAAGCCGCAAATGAAGGCAAATGCGTTTGTTGGATCAGGAATACAGTGCATGACGCAATGGCCGGTTACTCAAGTCTGAAGGCAAAACTTGATGAAAACAATTTGATGCTGTTCCATGCGCGTTTTGCCATGGGAGATCGCTTGGATATTGAAGGTGCCGTAATCCGTGCTTTCGGCAAGGACAGCACCGCCCGGGAACGGAGCGGCAAAGTATTGATCGCCACACAGGTTGTCGAACAATCCCTTGATCTGGATTTTGACCTGCTGATCTCCGACCTGGCTCCCATGGATCTGTTGATACAGAGGGCCGGTCGGCTTCATCGCCACAGGCGTGATGAACGGGGAAACCCCTTGCCTGATGGCGCGGATCAGCGAGAAAAGGCCTGCATAATCATTCACGGACCCCAGCCTGAAGAACGGGCAGATGAAAACTGGTATAAGTCGGCATTTCCAAAGGCGGCTTTCGTTTACCCGAACCACGGCTGTCTCTGGCTTACCGCGAAACTGTTGACCGAAAAAGGTGAACTGAAGATGCCGGATGATGCAAGAGAACTGATCGAAGCCGCATTTTCTGATGATACAGACAGAATACCCGAACCACTTCAACGGCGTGACCGACAGACGGATGCCAAATGGCAGGCCGATAAATCTCTTGCCCATATAAACATGCTCAAACTGGATGAAGGGTATGAAGCTACGATAACACAATGGCGGGAGGACATGGATACACCGACTCGCTTGGGCACAATGGAAAGGACGGTTCGTCTTGCCAAATGGAATGGAGAAACCCTTTTCCCCTGGTACACACATGAACGAGTTCCCTGGGACATGAGTCAGGTGAATGTCCGAAGTTTCGTGGTGAATGCAGAATTTCTTTATGATGGTGTTCTGGGGCAGGAAATGGCCAAGACAAAAGAATGGTTGCCGGATAAAGGCAAATGGACGGTTCTGGTTCCTCTACAGGAAGATGAGGATGGGTACTGGCGAGGTAAGGCGCTGAACAAAAAAAATGAAGTTGTGATGCTGGGATATAACCGTAAGACTGGGGTTACGGTCACAAAAAAGGAGGACTAG